AATGACATTTACCTTGATTTCTCCTGGGTAACGAAGCTCATTTTCTATTCTCACCGCTATATCCCGAGCCATAGTTTTTGCTTCCACGTCAGTGACATCGTTTGGGGTGACAAATATTCGTATTTCTCGTCCCGCTTGGAGTGCGTATGATTTTTCAACGCCCTTAAAGCTGTTTGCGATAGCTTCAAGGTCCCCTAATCGTTTCAAGTAGTTCTCGACAGAATCCCGTCTTGCTCCCGGACGTCCACCTGAAATCGCATCGGCAGTTTGTACGATGATTGATTCAATCGTCTCATACGGATATTCGCCGTGATGAGCTTCCATCGCTTTCACGATGAGTGGGTCAGCGCCGAATTTCTGGAGAATTCTTCGTCCGATCTCAACATGAGTACCAGTGACTTCATGGTCTACCGCCTTTC
The nucleotide sequence above comes from Candidatus Paceibacterota bacterium. Encoded proteins:
- a CDS encoding ribonuclease Y yields the protein KAVDHEVTGTHVEIGRRILQKFGADPLIVKAMEAHHGEYPYETIESIIVQTADAISGGRPGARRDSVENYLKRLGDLEAIANSFKGVEKSYALQAGREIRIFVTPNDVTDVEAKTMARDIAVRIENELRYPGEIKVNVIRESRSIEFAR